The Geotrypetes seraphini chromosome 8, aGeoSer1.1, whole genome shotgun sequence genome includes a region encoding these proteins:
- the DHDDS gene encoding dehydrodolichyl diphosphate synthase complex subunit DHDDS — MSWIYEGELTFIERLCANIIKAGPMPKHVAFIMDGNRRYAQKCHVERQQGHSRGFEKLAETLRWCLNLGIHEVTVYAFSIENFKRSEDEVQGLMELARQKFARLLEEQENLKKHGVCIRVLGDLTLLPLDIQDLITQSVLATSNYNKCFLNVCFAYTSRHEITNAVKEMAWGVEQGLLEPSDVSEALLDKCLYTNNSPDPELLIRTSGEIRLSDFLLWQTSHSCLVFQSVLWPEYTFWNLCEAILQFQMNHDALQKARDLYLDERKRQQLEKDQACALEKLQKQELEMRFKADAVLRRKLLLECIAMREERIQNFLQALEKKRRDFFQGRCKVSA; from the exons ATGTCGTGGATTTATGAAGGAGAGTTAACTTTCATTGAACGGCTTTGTGCTAACATTATAAAG GCTGGTCCAATGCCCAAGCACGTTGCTTTCATCATGGATGGGAACCGGCGCTATGCTCAGAAGTGCCATGTGGAACGGCAGCAAGGACACTCCAGGGGCTTTGAAAAACTAGCAGAG aCCCTTCGATGGTGCCTGAACTTGGGAATCCATGAGGTAACTGTCTATGCTTTCAGCATCGAGAACTTCAAACGCTCAGAGGATGAGGTGCAGGGTTTGATGGAACTCGCAAGACAGAAGTTTGCCCGGCTTCTGGAGGAACA AGAGAACTTGAAGAAGCATGGCGTCTGTATCCGTGTCCTCGGTGACCTGACCCTTCTACCACTAGATATCCAGGATCTGATTACACAATCTGTACTGGCGACCAGCAACTATAACAA GTGTTTCCTGAATGTCTGCTTTGCCTACACTTCTCGTCATGAGATCACTAATGCAGTGAAAGAAATGGCCTGGGGTGTGGAACAGGGGTTGCTGGAACCCAG CGATGTGTCAGAGGCCCTGCTAGATAAGTGTCTTTACACAAACAACTCACCTGATCCAGAACTTTTGATCCGTACCTCGGGAGAGATTCGATTGAGTGACTTCCTTCTTTGGCAG ACTTCACACTCCTGCCTGGTGTTTCAGTCTGTACTATGGCCAGAGTACACATTCTGGAATCTCTGTGAGGCTATTCTTCAGTTCCAGATGAATCACGATGCACTGCAG AAAGCAAGGGATTTGTACCTAGATGAAAGGAAGCGACAGCAGCTGGAGAAGGACCAAGCGTGTGCACTTGAGAAACTTCAGAAGCAGGAGCTGGAAATGAGGTTCAAAGCAGATGCTGTGCTCCGCCGGAAGCTTCTATTGGAGTGCATTGCCATGCGGGAGGAGAGGATCCAGAACTTTTTGCAAGCTcttgaaaaaaagagaagagactTCTTCCAGGGACGGTGCAAAGTATCTGCATAA